From a single Sphingosinicellaceae bacterium genomic region:
- a CDS encoding alpha/beta hydrolase codes for MTDVTTTEDGTKIFFKDWGPKDAQTVFFHHGWPLSADDWDAQMMFFLQHGYRVIAHDRRGHGRSTQTAAGHEMDTYATDVAAVTDALDLRGAIHVGHSTGGGEVTRYVARAQPGRVSKAVLISAVGPIMVRSDKNPGGLPIEVFDGFRASYLANRAQFFVDVPAGPFYGFNRTGAKVSQGIIQNWWRQGMMGGANAHYECIKAFSETDFTEDLKNIQVPVLVLHGTDDQIVPCADAGPLEAKLLQNGTLKTYDGLPHGMCTTHADIINADLLAFIEG; via the coding sequence ATGACGGACGTGACTACCACCGAAGACGGCACCAAGATCTTCTTCAAGGACTGGGGCCCAAAGGACGCGCAGACCGTCTTCTTCCATCATGGCTGGCCGCTCAGCGCAGACGACTGGGATGCGCAGATGATGTTCTTCCTGCAGCACGGCTACCGCGTTATCGCGCATGATCGGCGCGGGCACGGACGCTCGACCCAAACGGCGGCTGGCCACGAGATGGATACCTATGCCACCGATGTTGCGGCAGTCACCGATGCGCTCGACCTCAGGGGCGCAATCCACGTCGGCCACTCGACGGGTGGCGGCGAGGTCACGCGCTACGTCGCGCGCGCCCAGCCCGGCCGGGTATCAAAGGCGGTGCTGATCAGCGCGGTCGGCCCAATCATGGTCCGGTCTGACAAGAATCCGGGCGGCCTGCCCATTGAGGTATTCGACGGTTTCCGCGCATCGTATCTTGCCAATCGCGCTCAATTTTTCGTCGACGTGCCAGCGGGACCCTTCTATGGCTTCAACCGGACAGGCGCCAAGGTAAGCCAAGGTATCATTCAGAATTGGTGGCGGCAGGGTATGATGGGCGGTGCGAACGCGCACTACGAGTGCATCAAGGCGTTTTCCGAGACCGATTTTACCGAGGATCTGAAGAATATCCAGGTGCCGGTGCTGGTGTTGCACGGCACTGACGACCAGATCGTCCCCTGCGCCGATGCCGGCCCGCTGGAAGCCAAGCTTTTGCAGAATGGGACTCTTAAGACCTACGACGGCTTGCCGCACGGCATGTGCACCACCCACGCCGACATCATCAACGCTGACCTCCTAGCCTTTATTGAAGGCTAG
- a CDS encoding mechanosensitive ion channel, with protein sequence MVGATFIPAVLLAATLIGVVAIRSRPAPLKLAVELALVALIAGLLISRGLTPLPTSIQLARLNDGPLLRALAVVWWLIAGRMVATLAVLGLGRDARSKQARLFSDLLAGAIYLTSILIILNSVLGLPINGVLATSGVIAIVLGLALQNTLADVFSGIAVGLEQPFHVGDRVSIADHVEGVVVEMNWRSIRIQTDGEDVATIPNSIVARSQIINRSVPTERRAATLDIPTLSTAPSEQLIGLIQQATLLCENLLPVPAPSVSLKYVGTRTATISVGYFVASTGVMTAAKSELLRQVRRLFQHAGIDDGQPPSRVNLLASLVLFDSLDEDQITRLAAGMTLRRLQPGEILFAQGSVGGSLYIIQSGILEIRRRSGDGRDVSLGKIGPGEYLGEISMMSGEPRAITTAAITEGSAFELPKAALATLLHDNRQLSAALERSVQRGLEILERDHAARSCEPLDQNGKLLERIRSFLGFQRP encoded by the coding sequence GTGGTTGGCGCAACGTTTATTCCTGCCGTGTTGCTGGCAGCGACGCTCATCGGCGTCGTCGCAATACGATCGCGGCCAGCGCCCCTTAAGCTCGCTGTCGAACTCGCTCTTGTCGCCTTGATCGCTGGTCTCTTAATCAGTCGTGGCCTGACCCCGCTGCCGACCAGTATTCAACTAGCGCGGCTAAACGATGGCCCGCTGCTCAGGGCGCTCGCCGTCGTCTGGTGGCTGATCGCTGGCCGGATGGTCGCGACGTTAGCGGTTCTGGGTCTCGGCCGTGATGCTCGGTCGAAGCAGGCCCGGCTGTTCTCCGACCTGCTAGCGGGTGCGATTTACCTGACGTCGATCCTGATCATTCTCAATTCGGTACTTGGCTTGCCGATCAATGGCGTGCTGGCCACGTCCGGGGTTATCGCCATCGTCCTCGGCTTGGCGCTGCAGAACACACTTGCCGACGTCTTCTCAGGAATCGCCGTCGGGCTCGAACAACCCTTTCATGTCGGTGACCGGGTCTCCATCGCCGACCATGTCGAAGGCGTCGTCGTGGAGATGAACTGGCGGTCAATCCGCATTCAGACCGATGGCGAAGATGTCGCGACAATCCCTAACAGCATCGTCGCCCGCAGCCAGATCATCAATCGAAGTGTGCCGACCGAGCGCCGGGCGGCGACACTCGACATTCCAACTCTGTCGACAGCCCCGTCAGAGCAACTGATCGGCCTGATCCAACAAGCGACCTTGCTGTGCGAGAACCTGCTTCCGGTGCCAGCGCCGAGCGTCTCGCTGAAGTATGTCGGCACCCGCACAGCGACGATCAGCGTCGGGTACTTCGTTGCGTCGACCGGCGTGATGACCGCCGCCAAGAGCGAGTTGCTCCGCCAAGTCCGCCGCCTGTTCCAACACGCGGGCATCGACGACGGCCAGCCACCCTCCCGCGTGAACTTGCTGGCGAGCCTCGTCCTGTTCGATTCACTGGATGAAGACCAGATTACCCGGTTGGCGGCCGGCATGACATTGCGTCGCCTGCAGCCTGGCGAAATACTGTTCGCGCAAGGGAGCGTCGGCGGGTCACTTTACATTATCCAGTCGGGCATCTTGGAGATCCGCCGTCGAAGCGGCGATGGACGCGACGTCAGCCTCGGCAAGATCGGTCCTGGCGAATATCTCGGCGAGATCAGCATGATGAGTGGCGAACCCCGCGCAATTACCACAGCTGCGATCACTGAAGGAAGCGCGTTCGAGTTGCCCAAGGCTGCATTGGCAACGCTGCTGCACGACAACCGGCAATTGAGCGCCGCGCTCGAGCGATCGGTTCAGCGCGGCTTGGAGATACTCGAGCGCGACCATGCGGCGCGCAGTTGCGAGCCGCTCGATCAGAATGGCAAGCTGCTGGAGCGCATCCGGAGTTTCCTCGGTTTTCAACGTCCGTGA
- a CDS encoding RidA family protein, which translates to MRQVVTVPDPYEPFAISQGICSDTLVFISGQAGYDDAGLIVEGGFVAQGEQAFANLDRALRAANSSLDNVLKVTIFITDMDHFEAVVALRRKFFSPPYPADSLVGVKALYRPEALFEIEAVAATRSGASASPPAA; encoded by the coding sequence ATGCGACAGGTTGTAACCGTACCAGACCCCTACGAGCCCTTCGCAATATCGCAAGGAATCTGCTCCGACACCCTCGTCTTTATTTCCGGGCAGGCAGGGTACGACGATGCGGGGCTAATAGTCGAGGGAGGCTTCGTTGCTCAAGGTGAGCAGGCATTCGCAAATTTGGACCGTGCCTTGAGGGCTGCCAACTCCAGTCTGGATAATGTGTTGAAAGTCACGATTTTCATCACGGACATGGACCATTTCGAAGCGGTCGTCGCTCTGCGACGCAAGTTCTTCTCGCCGCCGTATCCGGCTGACAGCCTTGTCGGCGTGAAAGCGTTGTACCGGCCGGAGGCGTTGTTCGAGATCGAGGCGGTTGCCGCCACTCGATCCGGTGCGAGCGCCTCGCCACCGGCCGCATAG
- a CDS encoding magnesium and cobalt transport protein CorA, with protein sequence MSIVSAYVYREGERKRQIQPSEMFDCPDDRSAFVWIDAVNPTVEEMETLACQYGLHPLAIGYALEPHQSPKLNVYADQLFLIACTADRDPGGIVYGETAVFVGRSHVITVRLGALKSQSTLREELEAAPPLLIHGVDYVLHAILDFIVGSYLPLIAGLEEEVIAMEQRTLESSLHRHDVRWIFDLRHDLTRLARMLRAMGEITSKLVGLDLPCLDATVKPYFADVADHIRHITTSVEGLREVLTSVFEISNLLEQQRTGTITRQLAAWAAILAVPTAVAGIYGMNFEYMPELKTHYGYFVVLALILTACIILYVRFKRAMWL encoded by the coding sequence ATGTCGATCGTCTCAGCCTATGTCTACCGCGAAGGTGAGCGAAAACGCCAGATCCAGCCGAGCGAGATGTTCGACTGCCCGGATGACCGTTCAGCATTCGTCTGGATCGATGCAGTTAATCCTACAGTCGAGGAGATGGAAACCCTTGCGTGTCAGTACGGACTTCACCCACTGGCGATCGGCTACGCACTCGAACCTCACCAATCACCAAAGCTCAACGTCTACGCCGATCAGCTTTTCCTGATCGCATGCACCGCTGATCGTGATCCAGGCGGAATCGTTTACGGTGAAACGGCTGTCTTCGTCGGTCGGAGTCACGTCATCACGGTCCGCCTGGGGGCTCTCAAGAGCCAAAGCACGCTACGCGAGGAACTAGAGGCCGCGCCGCCGCTGCTTATCCACGGCGTTGACTACGTCCTGCATGCCATTCTGGACTTCATCGTCGGTAGCTACCTTCCCTTGATCGCGGGACTGGAAGAGGAGGTGATCGCGATGGAGCAACGGACGCTCGAAAGCTCGTTGCATCGGCACGACGTCCGCTGGATATTCGATCTGCGCCATGACCTTACGCGACTTGCGCGCATGCTTCGTGCTATGGGCGAGATAACAAGCAAACTGGTCGGCTTGGATCTACCTTGTCTCGACGCGACAGTGAAACCATACTTCGCTGATGTGGCCGACCACATCCGCCATATAACCACGAGCGTTGAAGGGCTACGCGAAGTCCTGACTTCCGTATTCGAAATCAGCAACCTGCTCGAGCAGCAGAGGACGGGAACTATCACTCGGCAGCTGGCGGCCTGGGCCGCGATACTGGCGGTTCCCACCGCGGTCGCAGGGATCTACGGCATGAATTTCGAGTACATGCCGGAACTGAAGACCCACTACGGCTACTTCGTGGTCCTCGCCTTAATTTTGACCGCTTGTATAATCCTCTATGTCCGCTTCAAACGTGCAATGTGGTTGTGA
- a CDS encoding NAD(P)H-dependent oxidoreductase, giving the protein MDPLIAAHLRRIRCCIGSAIRGSAALTVLLHIDASVRDERSISRQLSRTFVDAWLANEPRCTVLRRDLSAFPPPYVDQLWISAAFTDAASRTREMNDALAPSDELIDELEAADVIVLGTPMHNYGMPARLKAWVDQVVRVGRTFSFDLGRGDFPLEATLSGKALVLLTSAGEFGFEPGGLRGAMNHLAPHVATVSGYLGVEDTYHLGVEYQEFGDHRHVASVANAIAAVPALVVTVAGRLRPV; this is encoded by the coding sequence ATGGATCCCCTGATCGCCGCGCACTTGCGCCGTATCCGGTGTTGCATCGGGTCCGCGATAAGAGGCTCGGCAGCGTTGACGGTACTACTTCACATCGACGCGAGTGTCCGTGACGAACGGTCGATCTCACGACAACTGAGTCGGACATTCGTGGACGCGTGGCTTGCGAATGAGCCGCGGTGCACCGTCCTCAGACGTGATCTATCCGCCTTTCCGCCGCCCTATGTCGATCAGCTTTGGATCTCTGCGGCGTTTACCGATGCGGCTTCCCGGACCCGGGAGATGAATGATGCGCTTGCGCCATCCGACGAGTTGATCGACGAACTCGAGGCGGCCGATGTCATCGTGCTGGGCACGCCGATGCACAATTACGGGATGCCAGCCCGGCTCAAGGCCTGGGTCGATCAGGTTGTTCGGGTCGGCCGGACATTCTCCTTCGACCTCGGGCGAGGGGATTTCCCGCTGGAAGCCACGTTGTCGGGAAAGGCACTGGTGCTGCTGACCTCCGCCGGCGAGTTCGGTTTCGAACCCGGCGGTCTGCGTGGAGCGATGAACCATCTCGCCCCTCACGTCGCGACCGTCAGCGGCTACCTCGGCGTGGAGGACACCTATCATCTCGGTGTCGAGTACCAAGAGTTCGGCGATCATCGCCACGTGGCGTCGGTAGCCAACGCCATAGCCGCCGTGCCTGCGTTGGTAGTCACCGTAGCCGGGCGCCTGCGACCCGTTTGA
- a CDS encoding GMC family oxidoreductase N-terminal domain-containing protein, whose translation MDASTAANVSTYDVIVVGAGSAGCIVAGRLAIETDARVLVIEDGGRDWSPLIKIPAGFSKLLEYHQFMYPYETVPQRWLGLSEQARAISKWSGCRFHAAARSGWLK comes from the coding sequence GTGGACGCTTCGACCGCAGCGAATGTCAGCACTTACGATGTCATCGTCGTCGGCGCCGGATCGGCGGGTTGCATCGTCGCCGGTCGACTCGCCATCGAAACCGATGCACGTGTGCTGGTGATCGAGGACGGCGGGCGGGACTGGTCTCCGCTCATCAAGATCCCGGCAGGATTTTCGAAGCTGCTCGAATACCATCAATTCATGTATCCCTACGAAACCGTCCCACAGAGGTGGCTCGGTTTGTCTGAACAGGCCCGCGCGATTTCCAAGTGGAGCGGCTGCCGGTTTCATGCCGCTGCGAGAAGCGGTTGGTTGAAGTAG
- a CDS encoding IS3 family transposase (programmed frameshift), protein MTKRTRRNHSPAFKAKVALAAVKGEKTLAELAQQFDVHPNQITTWRGQLLEGAAGVFGSDGHAEPAEPAIDVKTLHAKIGELTLVNDFLRGARQGGTVAERKTMIDRTHALPVTRQARELGISRGSVYYLPRPTSVSDFAIMRRLDELHMDFPFAGSRMLRDLLAAQGVKVGRLHVSTLMKKMAIEAIYRRPNTSKPAPGHKVYPYLLRKLAVTRPNQVWATDITYIPMARGFVYLIAIVDWFSRRVLSWRLSITLATDFCIEALEEALTRFGTPEIFNTDQGSQFTSMAFVSVLHREKVAISMDGRGAWRDNVFVERLWRSVKYEEVYLRAYSSVSDARASLGRYLKFYNGRRPHSSLDRKTPDHVYFNQPLLAAA, encoded by the exons ATGACGAAGCGCACACGCCGGAACCACAGTCCGGCTTTCAAGGCGAAGGTGGCTTTGGCTGCCGTGAAGGGCGAGAAGACGCTGGCCGAGTTGGCGCAGCAGTTCGACGTGCACCCGAACCAGATCACAACCTGGCGCGGGCAGTTGCTGGAAGGCGCTGCCGGGGTCTTCGGGTCAGATGGCCACGCCGAACCGGCGGAGCCGGCGATCGACGTGAAGACGCTGCATGCCAAGATCGGCGAGTTGACGCTGGTGAACGATTTTTTG CGGGGCGCTCGGCAAGGCGGGACTGTTGCCGAGCGCAAAACGATGATCGACCGCACGCACGCGCTGCCCGTGACACGGCAGGCGCGGGAGTTGGGGATCAGCCGCGGCAGCGTCTATTATCTGCCGCGACCGACCTCGGTTTCCGATTTCGCCATCATGCGGCGGCTCGACGAGCTGCACATGGATTTTCCGTTCGCGGGCAGCCGGATGTTGCGTGACCTGCTTGCCGCCCAAGGCGTCAAGGTCGGTCGCCTGCATGTTTCGACGCTGATGAAGAAGATGGCGATCGAGGCGATCTACCGGCGGCCGAACACCTCGAAGCCGGCGCCAGGACACAAGGTCTATCCCTATCTGCTCCGCAAGCTGGCAGTGACGCGACCCAACCAGGTCTGGGCGACGGATATCACCTACATCCCGATGGCGCGCGGCTTCGTCTACCTCATCGCCATCGTCGACTGGTTCAGCCGGCGAGTGCTGAGCTGGCGGCTGTCGATCACGTTGGCGACGGATTTTTGCATCGAGGCGTTGGAGGAAGCGCTGACGCGCTTCGGAACCCCGGAGATTTTCAACACCGACCAGGGCAGCCAGTTCACCAGCATGGCGTTCGTCAGCGTGCTGCACCGCGAGAAGGTCGCGATCAGCATGGACGGCCGCGGCGCCTGGCGGGACAATGTGTTCGTCGAACGCCTGTGGCGATCGGTCAAATACGAGGAGGTTTACCTGCGGGCCTACAGCTCGGTGAGCGACGCCCGGGCTTCGCTTGGTCGGTACCTCAAATTTTACAACGGCCGACGCCCGCACTCATCGCTTGACCGCAAGACGCCCGATCACGTCTACTTCAACCAACCGCTTCTCGCAGCGGCATGA
- a CDS encoding GMC family oxidoreductase N-terminal domain-containing protein → MVWVLGQPRDYDSWQTAVGNTGNWSFADMLPHFRALEGNEIFAGPSHGTDGPIKVSQPLAIAPINRAVLKAFQQVGLPYNPDYNGRQQRGVGPCQLNMADAERCSSARAYLHPAEKRPNLTVRTDALVTRVIVEGDRAVGVELVHSGVVEQVFGTEIVLSAGALSTPRLLMLSGIGPEAELARHGIPLKVRSEGVGDNLHDHPEVPVIAQSHSEMGYLKDSSLFGAFKAGLRYIGTKSGPAASNGIETVAHFNPEFPEEEPTVQCFHAPVIARRALGQLDPEPGLTLENVVLQPKSRGRLTLRDADPRSMALIDPDYLAHPDDMRTMLLGLRYAREVLSAPALKELLKPELLPGASVQSDADLTAYARENMSCMLHPVGTCRMGTDDGAVVDASLRVHGVRALRVIDASIMPNIVSGNTNAAVMALAHKGAEGMLVDTRV, encoded by the coding sequence ATGGTCTGGGTCCTCGGCCAGCCTAGGGATTACGACTCCTGGCAGACCGCGGTTGGCAACACGGGAAACTGGTCCTTCGCGGATATGCTGCCGCATTTCCGAGCCCTGGAGGGTAACGAGATATTCGCGGGACCCTCCCACGGCACAGATGGGCCGATAAAGGTTTCGCAGCCGCTAGCGATCGCACCCATCAATCGGGCTGTGCTGAAGGCTTTCCAACAGGTCGGACTGCCATACAATCCGGACTACAATGGTAGACAGCAGCGCGGAGTGGGGCCGTGTCAGCTCAACATGGCGGATGCAGAGCGGTGCAGTTCGGCGCGGGCCTATCTGCACCCTGCAGAGAAGCGTCCGAATTTAACTGTGCGAACCGACGCTCTGGTGACGCGGGTGATCGTGGAAGGCGACCGGGCGGTTGGCGTCGAGCTGGTGCATTCCGGGGTCGTGGAACAGGTCTTCGGCACCGAGATAGTGCTGAGCGCCGGCGCGCTCAGCACGCCGCGTCTCCTGATGCTTTCCGGTATCGGCCCCGAGGCGGAACTTGCTCGGCACGGCATTCCCCTTAAGGTGCGCTCCGAAGGCGTCGGCGATAATCTGCACGACCATCCCGAAGTTCCCGTCATTGCGCAATCGCACTCCGAGATGGGCTACTTGAAGGACAGCTCGTTGTTCGGAGCGTTCAAGGCGGGTTTGCGCTACATTGGTACGAAAAGCGGACCCGCGGCAAGCAATGGCATCGAAACAGTTGCTCACTTCAACCCGGAGTTTCCCGAGGAGGAGCCGACCGTACAATGCTTCCATGCGCCGGTCATCGCGCGACGAGCGCTTGGTCAGCTCGATCCGGAGCCCGGCCTGACGCTCGAGAACGTGGTGCTCCAGCCGAAGAGCCGTGGCAGACTGACGCTCAGGGATGCGGATCCCCGGTCAATGGCGTTGATCGATCCGGATTATCTAGCGCATCCCGATGACATGCGTACCATGCTGCTCGGCCTGCGCTACGCTCGCGAGGTCCTCAGCGCGCCCGCGTTGAAGGAGCTGCTGAAACCTGAGCTCCTGCCTGGTGCGAGTGTCCAGAGCGATGCCGACCTGACGGCATATGCGCGCGAGAACATGTCGTGCATGCTGCATCCCGTTGGTACCTGTCGGATGGGCACCGACGACGGTGCCGTAGTGGATGCGTCCCTGCGGGTCCATGGCGTGAGGGCGCTTCGCGTCATCGACGCGTCCATCATGCCGAACATCGTCAGCGGCAATACCAACGCTGCCGTAATGGCATTGGCGCACAAGGGCGCGGAGGGGATGTTGGTCGATACGAGGGTGTGA
- a CDS encoding AraC family transcriptional regulator translates to MKPVDLLDCTSSDEWATRLSAAPVLSSDGTGWSRGAIRLWRGIEPESYPPLDQHCVTLHLGNPRRIVRRGEGNTHQADIDPGAFSITPWGAAYDWRTTGPVDYAELYFSPAMLHQVFNEVLDKDRCGHSLQDPLGAVDPLVEALFTTMLEELGSMRGGSRLFLDTLFNAVLLRLVRLYANAESIATAARVALAPERTRRVLDYIEANLAADIGVAELAGVAGVSAFHFSRAFKNATGTTPYAFLTARRVAVAKRALIDRNATISAIAGICGFKTAGQFSRMFKQWTGTTPTQFRQGL, encoded by the coding sequence ATGAAGCCGGTCGATCTTCTGGATTGTACCTCGTCGGACGAGTGGGCGACCCGTTTATCAGCTGCCCCCGTGCTGAGCAGCGACGGGACGGGGTGGTCACGCGGCGCGATACGGCTTTGGCGGGGGATCGAACCGGAGAGCTATCCGCCTCTGGATCAGCACTGCGTGACGCTTCACCTCGGGAACCCACGGCGCATCGTCCGTCGAGGCGAGGGAAACACCCATCAGGCCGACATCGATCCGGGCGCATTCTCGATCACACCATGGGGCGCCGCATACGACTGGAGGACAACCGGTCCTGTCGACTACGCGGAACTCTACTTCTCGCCGGCAATGCTGCATCAGGTCTTCAACGAGGTATTGGACAAGGACCGTTGCGGGCATTCCCTGCAGGACCCCCTAGGTGCGGTCGACCCGCTCGTCGAGGCACTGTTCACGACGATGCTCGAAGAATTGGGCTCGATGCGCGGCGGCTCTCGGCTGTTTTTGGACACGTTGTTCAATGCAGTGTTGCTGCGGCTGGTCCGGCTGTATGCGAACGCGGAGTCGATCGCCACCGCGGCGCGCGTGGCGCTCGCTCCCGAACGAACCCGGCGTGTGCTAGACTACATCGAAGCGAACCTTGCCGCGGACATCGGCGTCGCCGAACTGGCCGGCGTCGCCGGCGTCAGTGCCTTCCATTTCAGCCGGGCATTCAAGAATGCGACGGGTACGACGCCATACGCCTTCTTGACGGCGCGAAGGGTGGCGGTAGCGAAGCGGGCCTTGATCGACAGGAACGCGACCATTTCCGCCATCGCGGGTATCTGCGGGTTCAAGACCGCTGGTCAGTTCTCCCGCATGTTCAAGCAGTGGACCGGCACTACACCAACGCAATTCAGGCAGGGCCTGTGA
- a CDS encoding thioredoxin family protein, protein MRHLSSLIAAIAVAVAAVPAVVISAPAVAAAPAVQPYNQAAFDAAQKAGKPIIVWVHAPWCPVCREQAKTIARVTAQPAYKDMQVFRIDFDTQKPLWQKFGATMQSTVIAFHGKRETARISHDTDDAKISAVISSAIA, encoded by the coding sequence ATGCGCCACTTGTCTTCACTAATCGCCGCAATCGCCGTCGCCGTCGCCGCTGTTCCCGCAGTCGTCATTTCGGCTCCTGCGGTTGCTGCCGCCCCAGCGGTCCAGCCCTATAATCAGGCAGCTTTCGACGCCGCGCAGAAGGCGGGGAAGCCGATCATCGTGTGGGTCCATGCGCCGTGGTGCCCAGTGTGCCGTGAGCAGGCAAAGACCATCGCCCGGGTGACAGCCCAGCCCGCCTACAAGGACATGCAGGTCTTCCGGATCGACTTCGACACGCAGAAGCCGCTTTGGCAGAAGTTCGGCGCGACGATGCAGTCGACGGTGATCGCGTTCCACGGCAAGCGCGAGACCGCGCGCATCTCGCACGATACCGACGACGCCAAGATCTCGGCCGTCATCAGCAGCGCGATCGCCTGA
- a CDS encoding cytochrome c biogenesis CcdA family protein, translating into MASALNPALAFAAGGLTILSPCVLPLVPIVLSSAAQRHRFAPLALATGLVVAFTITGFVIAAFGQALGLDTLVVRAAGAVILCIAGVVLLVPKLQDVLARAATPLAAWASGKQTALDARAGLWGQAAVGALLGIVWAPCVGPTLGAAIALAAEGKELGEVALVMAAFGLGISAVLLVIAFAARGVMARWRGRMMTAGGRGKAVLGALLLAIGVMILIGFDRKIEAFALDHLPDQFTEWSTQF; encoded by the coding sequence ATGGCTTCCGCATTGAATCCCGCGCTCGCCTTCGCAGCGGGCGGGCTCACCATCCTGTCCCCGTGCGTTCTCCCGCTTGTCCCGATTGTGCTGTCGTCGGCGGCGCAACGGCACCGATTTGCCCCGCTGGCCTTGGCGACGGGGCTGGTGGTTGCCTTCACGATCACCGGGTTCGTCATCGCCGCCTTCGGCCAGGCTCTCGGCCTCGACACGCTGGTGGTGCGCGCGGCAGGCGCGGTGATCCTGTGCATCGCTGGCGTGGTCCTACTGGTTCCCAAGCTCCAGGATGTGCTCGCGCGTGCCGCGACGCCGCTGGCCGCCTGGGCGAGCGGGAAACAGACTGCGCTCGATGCGCGTGCCGGCCTGTGGGGACAGGCGGCGGTAGGCGCGTTGCTCGGCATCGTTTGGGCGCCGTGCGTCGGCCCGACGCTCGGTGCCGCGATCGCGCTGGCTGCGGAAGGAAAAGAGCTCGGCGAAGTTGCGTTGGTGATGGCGGCGTTCGGGCTCGGGATCTCGGCGGTTCTGCTCGTCATTGCTTTCGCGGCGCGTGGCGTGATGGCACGCTGGCGCGGTCGCATGATGACGGCCGGAGGGCGCGGTAAGGCCGTGCTCGGCGCGCTGCTGCTCGCGATCGGCGTTATGATCCTCATCGGCTTTGATAGGAAGATAGAGGCATTTGCGCTCGATCACTTGCCCGACCAATTCACGGAATGGTCGACGCAGTTCTGA
- a CDS encoding SDR family NAD(P)-dependent oxidoreductase, translating to MDIMEKRAIVTGGTSGIGLEIARELVQRGARVGITGRDKKAVDRAVSLLTPDGTVHGISADVTTEEGRQHTLALAVDTLGGLDILINNAGGVRAGRLEAIKEDEILHMIAVNLTAPILLTREALPALRKSGKALIVNVSSEIARIALPFYATYAATKAGIASFSEALRRELAGEGVGVLTVYPSATETPMMATSGLAKGERQSPAVVAKAVIKAIIAGDVEVVRTDDERRKLAVLNRADPAAADAALAEMKDHIEQAAKNHSAL from the coding sequence ATGGACATCATGGAAAAACGCGCAATCGTCACTGGCGGGACAAGCGGCATCGGCCTCGAAATTGCCCGCGAGCTGGTCCAGCGCGGCGCGCGCGTAGGCATCACCGGCCGGGATAAAAAGGCGGTGGATCGCGCCGTATCGCTGCTAACGCCCGACGGCACCGTGCACGGCATATCTGCCGACGTGACGACAGAGGAAGGGCGGCAGCACACGCTAGCGCTGGCTGTGGACACGCTCGGCGGGCTCGACATCCTCATCAATAATGCCGGCGGGGTGCGGGCGGGCCGTCTCGAAGCGATCAAGGAGGATGAGATCCTCCACATGATCGCGGTGAACCTGACCGCGCCGATCCTGTTGACGCGCGAAGCGCTGCCGGCGTTGCGCAAGAGCGGCAAGGCGCTCATCGTCAATGTCAGCTCGGAGATCGCACGGATCGCCCTGCCGTTCTACGCGACCTATGCCGCAACCAAGGCTGGTATCGCGTCGTTCAGCGAGGCGCTGCGGCGCGAGTTGGCGGGAGAAGGGGTCGGCGTTCTGACCGTCTACCCATCCGCGACAGAAACGCCGATGATGGCGACGTCCGGGCTGGCCAAGGGCGAGCGGCAGAGCCCCGCCGTAGTCGCGAAGGCAGTGATCAAGGCAATCATCGCAGGCGATGTCGAAGTGGTGCGCACCGATGACGAGCGGCGCAAACTGGCGGTGCTCAACCGTGCCGATCCCGCCGCGGCCGATGCGGCTCTCGCGGAAATGAAGGATCACATCGAGCAGGCCGCCAAGAATCACTCGGCGCTTTGA